Proteins encoded by one window of Pyrinomonadaceae bacterium:
- a CDS encoding class I SAM-dependent methyltransferase, which yields MSTPSQKPGGEELKERVRVFWQAHPCGTKFSDAEIGTPEFFERVEAHRYDKEWHIPAAADFTNARGLRVLEIGCGMGTDGAQFAKAGANYTGIDLTDAAVELARKRFQVSGLKGEFRVADAERLDFPDASFDLVYSHGVLHHTPDIEAAVREIHRVLKPGGRAMVMLYHRGSYNYRVGIRVLRRAGAGLLTSEAGIKLINLLTREPIDSLREHAQLAKNGNSSADDFLSQSTDGAGNPLARVYSRREARELFKDFSAVELRAYFLNKRFIPIIGNLLPRSFESALASRWGWHLWIYAKK from the coding sequence ATGTCCACTCCGAGTCAAAAACCGGGCGGGGAAGAATTGAAAGAGCGCGTCCGCGTTTTCTGGCAGGCGCACCCGTGCGGCACAAAGTTCAGCGACGCAGAGATCGGCACGCCGGAATTCTTCGAACGCGTCGAAGCGCATCGTTACGACAAAGAGTGGCACATTCCGGCGGCCGCGGACTTCACGAATGCGCGCGGTCTGCGCGTGCTGGAGATTGGCTGCGGCATGGGCACCGACGGCGCGCAGTTCGCGAAGGCGGGTGCGAATTATACGGGCATTGATCTGACTGACGCCGCCGTCGAGTTGGCGCGCAAACGTTTCCAGGTGTCAGGCTTGAAAGGTGAATTTCGGGTCGCTGATGCCGAGCGTCTCGACTTTCCCGATGCGTCGTTTGATTTGGTTTACTCGCACGGCGTTCTGCATCACACGCCCGACATCGAGGCGGCCGTGCGCGAAATTCATCGGGTGTTGAAGCCGGGCGGCCGGGCGATGGTGATGTTGTATCATCGCGGTAGCTACAACTATCGCGTTGGCATTCGGGTTTTGCGGCGCGCCGGAGCGGGGCTGCTGACCAGCGAAGCCGGAATCAAACTGATCAACCTGCTCACGCGCGAACCAATCGACTCGCTCAGAGAGCACGCGCAACTGGCAAAGAACGGCAACTCTTCAGCAGATGATTTTCTCAGCCAGAGCACCGATGGCGCCGGCAACCCGCTCGCCCGGGTCTATTCGCGACGCGAAGCCCGCGAATTGTTCAAAGACTTCTCAGCGGTCGAGTTGCGTGCCTATTTTCTGAACAAGAGATTCATTCCGATTATCGGCAACTTGCTGCCGCGTTCGTTTGAGTCAGCGCTGGCGTCGCGCTGGGGTTGGCATCTTTGGATCTATGCGAAGAAATGA
- a CDS encoding zinc ribbon domain-containing protein → MFCPTCGSEERQASQYCRACGVDLRAVRVSIEWPDSITASAVSAREEIGRAIGDRIRSVKDAAELKIVTDSVLPQVEKFLESPEEKRLRRIRAGTIIAACGLGAGILGLIMSEALNGPDYEAALWVGGLGLTAFTLGLGFILNGLLFTKTRSALDDRLPDAKLQNLLDSAYTPPPVRSGESPMLRSPTTSNLASEKGASVTEHTTLNLKQD, encoded by the coding sequence ATGTTCTGTCCAACTTGCGGATCCGAGGAACGTCAGGCTAGCCAATACTGCCGCGCCTGCGGCGTCGACCTGCGCGCCGTCCGTGTCAGTATTGAGTGGCCCGACTCAATCACCGCCTCGGCCGTATCAGCGCGCGAAGAAATTGGCCGCGCTATCGGCGACCGGATACGTTCCGTAAAAGACGCCGCCGAATTGAAGATCGTGACCGACAGCGTCCTGCCGCAGGTGGAAAAGTTTCTCGAGTCGCCGGAGGAAAAACGGCTGCGTCGAATTCGCGCGGGGACGATCATCGCCGCATGCGGTTTAGGCGCCGGCATCCTCGGATTGATAATGTCAGAAGCGCTAAATGGTCCGGACTATGAAGCGGCCCTTTGGGTTGGCGGCCTGGGTCTAACCGCTTTCACGCTTGGACTTGGTTTTATCTTAAATGGATTGCTCTTCACCAAAACGCGTAGCGCCTTGGATGATCGTTTGCCGGACGCAAAGCTCCAGAATTTGCTCGATTCAGCCTACACGCCACCGCCAGTTCGATCCGGTGAATCACCGATGCTACGGTCGCCCACGACTTCCAATCTCGCTTCGGAAAAAGGCGCCTCGGTTACCGAACACACCACGCTAAACTTGAAACAGGATTAA
- a CDS encoding pitrilysin family protein: MKYLNPLKLKTITATLLGFAFIASVVAPLRAQQPGQDKGSSRKAVERKNRAPVSKEVLRVKLPKAVEATLDNGLTVMILEDHRFPVVNVNLQMSGAGPIFDPADKPGLANLTAQMLREGTKTRNSRQISEEVDKLGATLTANSGFGSTAASISASGLSDNFDQWFGLMADMLMNPTFPADEFGKLKARQKTGLMQQRTQPGFLSEERFRRVVYGNHPAAVYSTTPAVLDALTPELLAAWHRDRYVPQNAILGIAGDVKASEVIAKLKTALAGWKRTDYKESLPANPKPVADAKIYLIDRPNSVQSTITMGNIAIDRRHPDYIPVVVMNSIVGGGASARLFLNLREEKGYTYGVYSNFTAVKYSGPWSAGGDVRTEVTEGAMTEFMKELNRIRDEKVPAEELEEQKRSIVAGFALSLESPQQLLNYSITRKIYGLPDDYWETYPSKVMAVSADEVQRVARQYVNPQTQQIVVVGDAKKIKTILEKFGTVVVFDADGKPQGTGK; the protein is encoded by the coding sequence ATGAAGTACCTGAATCCATTGAAGCTTAAAACAATTACCGCGACCCTCCTCGGGTTCGCTTTTATCGCCTCAGTTGTCGCGCCTTTGCGTGCACAACAACCGGGACAAGACAAAGGGAGTTCGCGCAAAGCGGTCGAACGAAAGAACCGCGCGCCGGTGTCGAAGGAAGTGCTGCGCGTTAAGTTACCGAAGGCCGTCGAAGCGACACTCGACAACGGCTTAACGGTAATGATTCTGGAAGACCACCGCTTTCCAGTCGTCAACGTGAATTTGCAAATGAGCGGCGCCGGTCCAATTTTCGATCCGGCCGACAAGCCCGGTCTCGCCAATCTGACGGCGCAAATGCTGCGCGAAGGAACGAAGACGCGCAACAGTCGCCAGATTTCTGAAGAAGTAGACAAGCTCGGAGCCACGCTTACCGCCAATTCGGGTTTCGGCTCGACCGCCGCGTCGATCAGCGCTTCAGGTTTGTCCGACAACTTCGATCAGTGGTTCGGGCTGATGGCTGACATGCTGATGAATCCAACTTTTCCGGCAGACGAGTTCGGAAAGCTGAAGGCGCGTCAAAAGACGGGTCTGATGCAACAGCGCACGCAGCCTGGTTTTCTTTCCGAGGAAAGGTTTCGCCGCGTGGTCTACGGGAATCACCCGGCGGCCGTTTATTCGACGACTCCGGCCGTGCTCGATGCGTTGACGCCGGAGCTGCTCGCGGCGTGGCATCGCGATCGTTATGTTCCGCAGAACGCGATTCTCGGCATCGCGGGCGACGTGAAGGCTTCTGAAGTTATTGCGAAGCTGAAAACTGCGCTCGCCGGCTGGAAGCGCACGGACTACAAAGAGAGCTTGCCGGCAAACCCGAAACCGGTAGCCGATGCGAAGATTTACCTGATTGACCGGCCAAATTCAGTGCAGTCGACGATCACAATGGGCAATATCGCCATCGATCGCCGTCACCCTGACTACATTCCTGTTGTCGTCATGAACAGCATTGTCGGCGGCGGTGCCTCGGCGCGGCTGTTTCTCAATCTGCGCGAAGAGAAGGGCTACACGTACGGGGTCTACAGCAACTTCACCGCGGTGAAATATTCCGGCCCATGGTCAGCCGGCGGCGACGTGCGTACCGAAGTTACCGAAGGCGCGATGACTGAGTTCATGAAAGAGCTAAATCGCATTCGGGATGAAAAGGTTCCCGCCGAGGAACTCGAAGAGCAAAAGCGCTCGATCGTTGCCGGCTTCGCGCTTTCGCTCGAGAGCCCGCAGCAGCTGTTGAACTATTCGATCACTCGCAAGATTTACGGTTTGCCGGATGATTATTGGGAGACCTACCCCTCGAAAGTCATGGCCGTTTCGGCGGATGAAGTGCAGCGCGTCGCGCGCCAGTACGTAAATCCGCAGACACAGCAAATCGTCGTTGTCGGCGACGCGAAAAAGATCAAAACGATCCTGGAGAAGTTTGGAACGGTGGTGGTCTTCGACGCTGACGGCAAGCCGCAAGGCACCGGCAAGTAA
- a CDS encoding M1 family aminopeptidase — MFRTKLLSLIGSALAVVAFASAANAQQPAVAGTRFDITNYRIEVQLQPDDHTLRAGADVTLTPLEATRSVVFELNGSLKVNAVEKDGRVLPGVVQDPVGAGALGPNVRIDLGEVVPAGQPVTLRIRWSGALISPEGGPLASKRLAYVGTEGSYLMYAARWFPFHDYMADRATSDITVIVPTGVQVGGISDEPVNPQVDKSGTTRFRFVQKTPQLVGNFVAGQFITKSLRFGRYEVQFFVKPGSENRITPFGELMGRALDFYTKQYGTPAFGTRMIVAQTDDEAFEAYSGLGLLFLASKFFEGRTTPEDRLQREIAYQWWGQTVGLKSFDDAWVSQGLAEWSAFAFRQSILTGAQLDAAQREEQERALTFEQTSSIARAPASLDDQSAAYQSIVFYKGAMVFSMLRETLGPAKFEELLARFVEQFRNKNASVDDFERLTSQVAGRNMRYFFAQWLEGTGVPEFSVDYQIIRTRSGKFRTRGTVRQNFENLNMPVELTLRSEGGDAQTKKLVFAGRSEDFDFESGGQPIAAEVDPNNKILRMSDDLKVSIVARRGIELFKEGQYAEAQQQMESALKLDRNNAWVYYNLALIYFEQKNWQLALDNFQAAIDSTSSKPTWIDAWAHIRRGNAYDAKGDRNKAVFEYNKALQTGSNYDNAQAAAKKFIETPFDPKTPAETVQAAPGSE, encoded by the coding sequence ATGTTTAGAACAAAACTACTTTCCCTGATTGGCTCCGCGCTCGCCGTCGTCGCTTTTGCGAGTGCTGCAAATGCTCAACAACCAGCCGTTGCCGGCACCCGCTTTGACATCACGAATTACCGGATTGAAGTGCAGCTTCAGCCGGATGACCACACACTTCGCGCCGGGGCTGACGTTACTTTAACGCCGCTCGAGGCCACGCGTTCCGTTGTTTTTGAGCTGAACGGCTCATTAAAAGTGAACGCGGTGGAGAAGGATGGCCGGGTTCTGCCGGGCGTCGTCCAGGATCCGGTAGGGGCGGGCGCTCTCGGACCTAACGTCCGAATCGATTTAGGGGAAGTGGTTCCCGCGGGACAACCGGTGACCCTGCGAATTCGCTGGAGTGGCGCGTTAATTTCGCCGGAAGGTGGCCCGCTGGCGAGCAAGCGGCTCGCGTATGTCGGCACGGAAGGCTCGTATCTGATGTACGCGGCCCGTTGGTTCCCGTTTCACGACTACATGGCTGACCGCGCGACCTCAGACATCACCGTAATCGTCCCGACCGGAGTGCAGGTGGGCGGTATCAGCGACGAGCCGGTGAATCCGCAAGTTGATAAGAGCGGCACAACCAGGTTTCGTTTCGTGCAGAAGACGCCGCAGTTAGTTGGTAACTTTGTCGCCGGACAATTCATCACCAAGAGTCTCCGTTTCGGGCGGTACGAGGTGCAATTCTTTGTTAAGCCCGGCAGTGAAAATCGCATCACGCCGTTCGGCGAGTTGATGGGGCGCGCGCTCGACTTCTACACAAAGCAGTACGGCACGCCCGCGTTCGGGACGCGCATGATCGTCGCGCAGACCGACGATGAAGCGTTCGAAGCGTATTCGGGACTCGGCTTGCTGTTCCTCGCGTCGAAGTTTTTCGAAGGCCGCACGACTCCCGAAGATCGTTTACAACGAGAGATAGCCTATCAATGGTGGGGACAGACCGTCGGATTGAAATCGTTTGACGACGCCTGGGTTTCGCAGGGCCTCGCCGAGTGGAGCGCGTTCGCGTTCCGCCAATCAATATTGACCGGGGCGCAACTGGACGCGGCGCAGCGGGAAGAACAGGAACGCGCGCTGACTTTTGAACAGACGTCATCGATCGCGCGCGCGCCGGCTTCGCTCGACGATCAGTCGGCGGCTTACCAGTCGATCGTCTTTTACAAAGGCGCAATGGTCTTCAGCATGTTGCGTGAGACCCTGGGCCCCGCCAAGTTTGAAGAGCTGCTGGCGCGATTTGTGGAACAGTTCCGCAACAAGAACGCTTCGGTCGACGATTTTGAGCGGCTCACGTCTCAGGTCGCGGGGCGCAACATGCGCTACTTTTTCGCGCAGTGGCTGGAAGGCACCGGCGTTCCTGAGTTCAGTGTGGATTATCAAATTATCCGCACGCGCAGCGGCAAGTTCCGCACGCGCGGCACGGTCCGGCAGAACTTTGAAAATCTCAACATGCCGGTTGAACTGACGCTGCGTTCCGAAGGCGGCGACGCGCAGACTAAGAAATTGGTTTTCGCGGGTCGCAGTGAAGACTTCGACTTTGAATCAGGCGGCCAGCCGATCGCGGCCGAAGTCGATCCAAACAACAAAATTCTGCGCATGTCGGACGATTTGAAAGTGTCCATCGTCGCGCGTCGCGGCATCGAGTTGTTCAAGGAAGGCCAGTACGCCGAAGCGCAGCAGCAAATGGAATCAGCGCTGAAGCTGGATCGAAACAACGCCTGGGTTTATTACAACCTCGCGTTAATTTACTTCGAACAGAAAAACTGGCAACTGGCGCTGGACAATTTTCAGGCGGCCATCGATTCGACCAGCAGCAAGCCGACCTGGATCGACGCGTGGGCGCACATCAGGCGCGGCAATGCGTACGATGCGAAGGGCGATCGCAACAAGGCAGTGTTCGAATACAACAAGGCCCTGCAAACCGGCAGCAACTACGATAACGCCCAAGCCGCTGCCAAGAAATTCATTGAAACTCCGTTCGATCCGAAGACTCCCGCGGAAACAGTCCAAGCCGCGCCTGGGAGCGAGTGA
- a CDS encoding MoaD/ThiS family protein, which produces MITFQITGHLTDFTGGNAEIKVDAQPATVREALHELWNRHGGLRDRVLTEQGEVRQHVNIFVNSSVVRRDEVLDASLDGTADICIMPAVSGG; this is translated from the coding sequence ATGATCACTTTTCAGATCACAGGCCATCTGACCGACTTCACTGGCGGCAACGCCGAAATAAAGGTCGATGCGCAGCCGGCGACGGTACGCGAAGCTTTGCACGAGCTTTGGAACCGGCACGGCGGATTGCGCGATCGGGTTCTGACTGAGCAAGGCGAGGTTCGCCAGCACGTGAATATTTTTGTGAACAGCAGCGTCGTCCGGCGCGACGAAGTGCTGGATGCGTCGCTCGACGGCACGGCCGATATTTGCATCATGCCCGCGGTCAGCGGCGGCTAA
- a CDS encoding UvrD-helicase domain-containing protein produces MAHTSPGTSPELKPEQAVAAYTLDRHLSVTAGPGAGKTRVLVERYLEILRTQNASVDNIVAITFTNRAANEMRERVRGAIDALLRRAAPAERQGWLRHKRTLEGAVITTIHGFCSRILHEFPVEANIDPQFVLLDEQQATMMLEAVVDEALSNAIHHGNEKIVKLAQGVGGRGVLSAVLADLYKNYRGEGLALGEIRRRAMANHLTSEDYAAAFRALDLRMSELLSDRVKTPAARDKQAKLANEWPRVRALLSQPPSQQTIAKYCQAIEDLRDVRPYKSVIKKIDFVDPLLWGEKSTPEECFDGRVPCIGFDLLAKDHALAVLNLMQEIESRLNDEKQKLSVVDFDDLQLRTLKLLNEHPQLMNRISERYRFFLVDEFQDTNGLQRDLMMKLGLRRGANLFIVGDRKQSIYGFRGADVDVFGEMTDAIKAAGGLKQPLHLNFRSQRPLIDCLNFVFAKTFQPRADVPPEQLPELGYVEHEASIAEREARDAPPLVEFLFNILPDRQSADYSEDEVQSRYESRDARERDAAQLVARIQELVRFADVSSASESTRDACVPINYGDIAVLFRALTGVGIYESALRRGGIPYLTVQGKGFYQREEITDLIQLLRFLDNTTDEIALAAVLRSPLGGISDNALFALRSAPLVGETTDGKKLPRRNLWRAVRQHREIQFIDEEEHAELDRVTAFLGDIIERRSRYSIADLLRHAVAAADFMAVIAANFDGAHRIANVEKLFRLAEAFEKSGELIRDFVHYVEKFEEIGGRETEGQIDKTANVVRLMTIHQAKGLEFPVVILPDLQRYAASQRDNSLFVLDRHRGFSVAVPDGRGGVVRGATFKELRQRAGWREEFESMRLLYVAATRAEDRLIFSGAATEKELKNLKETKREQWLAWVWQALELDEHPQTGVLKFEDGVQIDLRVSREPAGSAGILPATSTVSSTIDSSQPLAKIFPLLRPVEAERGTTLRRFTVTQLINFQRCPRQYYFERLLRTPGAEELAVWNDAEAPEPPANLTATLKGAVIHRFCETFCEGDNAEVRLRESFEHVRLMRRAQLAGRELGIDDATAVADLLPLAQNYLASDVFRRVGDASRLQFSDNPKSEIRIPKSSAGLWSELRFRLRRRLGILTGTIDKLLITPAANGLDVEIIDFKTNRFRERDFSPSPHAERGLGGEVAAPLNPTPIPSPRAGRGDSTRTAQPDGSTRIAQPGQAAFDFEAAAQAVAVEVSAAQPASSFEDQIDNAARDYRLQMQGYALALRELLPEDAPINSLRATLHFIHPNVEAIVPNELLEYETCARAIDDAMSEIASLDGTLEMEHFPPIANSHCRICNFLSFCSAGREWLRMR; encoded by the coding sequence ATGGCTCACACATCACCCGGAACGTCACCCGAACTCAAACCTGAACAAGCCGTCGCCGCGTACACACTCGATCGTCACCTTTCCGTGACTGCCGGTCCGGGCGCGGGAAAGACCAGAGTTCTGGTCGAACGCTACCTGGAAATTCTGCGCACCCAAAACGCCTCGGTCGATAACATCGTGGCTATCACTTTCACCAATCGTGCCGCGAATGAAATGCGCGAGCGTGTCCGGGGCGCGATTGATGCTTTGCTGCGCCGCGCGGCACCGGCTGAGCGCCAGGGCTGGCTCCGACATAAGCGGACGCTTGAAGGCGCCGTCATCACGACCATCCACGGTTTCTGCTCGCGCATCCTGCATGAGTTTCCCGTCGAAGCGAACATCGACCCGCAGTTCGTGCTGCTCGATGAACAACAAGCGACGATGATGCTCGAAGCCGTCGTCGACGAGGCTTTGAGCAATGCCATCCATCACGGTAATGAAAAGATCGTGAAGCTCGCGCAGGGCGTCGGCGGTCGCGGCGTTTTGTCCGCAGTGCTGGCAGATCTCTACAAGAATTATCGTGGCGAAGGACTCGCACTCGGCGAGATAAGACGGCGCGCGATGGCTAATCACTTAACCTCCGAAGACTACGCAGCAGCCTTTCGCGCCCTCGACCTGCGCATGTCAGAGTTGCTTAGTGATCGCGTCAAGACACCGGCCGCGCGCGATAAGCAGGCGAAACTTGCCAACGAGTGGCCACGGGTGCGCGCGCTGTTGTCGCAACCGCCGTCCCAACAAACCATCGCTAAGTACTGCCAGGCAATCGAAGACCTGCGCGACGTTCGTCCCTACAAAAGTGTCATCAAGAAAATCGACTTTGTCGATCCATTGTTGTGGGGAGAAAAATCAACGCCTGAGGAGTGTTTCGACGGGAGAGTTCCCTGTATCGGGTTCGATCTGCTGGCGAAGGATCACGCCCTGGCCGTACTGAACCTGATGCAGGAAATCGAAAGCCGTCTTAATGACGAGAAGCAAAAACTCTCCGTGGTCGATTTCGATGACTTGCAGCTCCGGACGCTGAAGTTGCTGAACGAGCATCCGCAGTTGATGAATCGGATTTCGGAACGTTACCGCTTTTTCCTCGTCGATGAATTCCAGGACACGAACGGCCTGCAGCGCGATTTGATGATGAAGCTCGGACTGCGTCGCGGCGCGAACCTTTTCATCGTGGGCGATCGGAAGCAGTCAATTTATGGATTCCGCGGCGCCGATGTTGACGTGTTCGGCGAAATGACCGATGCGATCAAAGCCGCAGGGGGCCTCAAACAGCCGTTACATTTGAACTTTCGCAGTCAGCGCCCGCTGATCGATTGTCTCAACTTCGTTTTCGCGAAGACTTTCCAGCCGCGCGCCGACGTCCCGCCCGAACAGCTGCCGGAGCTCGGTTACGTGGAACACGAAGCCAGCATTGCCGAACGCGAAGCGCGCGACGCGCCGCCTTTGGTTGAGTTTCTCTTCAACATCTTGCCCGACCGGCAATCAGCAGATTATTCCGAAGATGAAGTGCAGAGTCGCTACGAAAGCCGCGATGCTCGCGAACGTGACGCCGCCCAACTGGTCGCGAGAATTCAGGAATTAGTTCGGTTCGCGGACGTCTCGTCCGCTTCCGAGAGCACGCGGGACGCGTGCGTACCCATCAATTACGGCGACATTGCCGTGCTGTTTCGCGCGCTCACCGGCGTGGGCATTTACGAAAGTGCCCTGCGTCGCGGCGGCATTCCGTACCTGACTGTACAGGGCAAGGGTTTTTATCAACGCGAAGAGATCACCGATCTGATTCAGCTGCTGCGGTTTCTCGATAACACGACGGATGAAATCGCTTTGGCGGCCGTGTTGCGCTCGCCCCTTGGCGGCATTTCCGACAACGCGCTGTTCGCGCTGCGTTCGGCGCCCCTGGTGGGCGAGACCACCGACGGCAAAAAGTTGCCGCGCAGAAACCTATGGCGCGCAGTGCGACAGCATCGGGAGATTCAGTTCATCGATGAAGAAGAACATGCGGAACTCGATCGCGTCACAGCCTTCCTCGGCGACATAATTGAGCGACGCAGCCGATACTCGATCGCCGACTTACTGCGTCATGCGGTCGCGGCGGCTGATTTCATGGCCGTAATCGCCGCAAACTTCGACGGCGCGCATCGCATCGCGAACGTCGAAAAGCTTTTTCGCCTCGCGGAAGCGTTTGAAAAATCAGGCGAGCTGATCCGCGACTTTGTGCACTACGTCGAGAAGTTTGAAGAGATCGGTGGGCGTGAGACTGAAGGGCAGATCGACAAAACGGCGAACGTGGTGCGGTTGATGACCATTCATCAGGCAAAGGGTCTCGAGTTTCCCGTGGTCATCCTCCCTGATCTCCAGCGTTACGCAGCTTCGCAGCGCGACAATTCATTGTTTGTCCTGGACCGGCACCGAGGATTCAGTGTGGCCGTGCCTGACGGCCGCGGCGGTGTCGTGCGCGGCGCGACTTTCAAAGAACTGCGACAGCGCGCGGGTTGGCGCGAAGAATTTGAGAGCATGCGGCTTTTGTATGTCGCCGCGACGCGCGCGGAAGATCGTCTGATTTTCTCCGGTGCGGCCACTGAGAAAGAGTTGAAGAACTTAAAAGAGACGAAACGCGAGCAGTGGCTCGCCTGGGTATGGCAAGCTTTGGAACTCGATGAGCATCCGCAAACCGGAGTGCTGAAGTTTGAAGATGGCGTCCAGATCGATTTGCGCGTGAGTCGCGAACCGGCTGGGAGCGCGGGCATACTGCCCGCAACATCGACGGTTTCATCCACGATCGATTCATCTCAGCCGCTTGCTAAAATATTCCCGCTGTTGAGACCCGTCGAGGCCGAACGCGGAACCACGTTGCGACGCTTCACCGTAACTCAACTCATCAATTTTCAGCGTTGCCCGCGGCAGTATTACTTCGAGCGGCTTTTGCGGACACCGGGCGCTGAAGAACTCGCGGTGTGGAACGATGCCGAAGCGCCTGAACCGCCGGCGAACTTAACGGCGACTCTGAAAGGCGCCGTCATCCACCGTTTCTGCGAAACGTTTTGCGAAGGTGACAACGCTGAGGTTCGCTTGCGCGAAAGTTTCGAGCACGTGAGGTTGATGCGGCGCGCCCAATTGGCCGGCAGGGAACTGGGCATCGACGACGCGACGGCGGTGGCTGATTTGCTGCCGCTGGCCCAAAACTATCTGGCGAGCGATGTCTTCCGCCGCGTCGGGGACGCATCGCGATTGCAGTTTTCTGACAATCCGAAATCCGAAATCCGCATTCCGAAATCGTCTGCGGGCCTTTGGAGCGAATTGCGTTTTCGTCTGCGCCGTCGCCTGGGAATTCTGACTGGCACAATCGACAAGCTGCTGATCACGCCCGCCGCCAACGGTTTGGACGTGGAGATAATCGATTTCAAGACGAACCGTTTTAGAGAAAGAGATTTTTCCCCCTCTCCGCACGCGGAGAGGGGGTTAGGGGGAGAGGTTGCGGCGCCGCTTAACCCCACCCCCATCCCCTCCCCGCGCGCGGGGAGGGGAGATTCGACGCGAACCGCGCAACCTGATGGGTCCACGCGAATCGCCCAGCCCGGCCAGGCGGCCTTCGATTTCGAAGCCGCCGCGCAAGCCGTCGCGGTCGAAGTCTCCGCCGCACAACCTGCGTCATCATTCGAAGATCAAATCGACAACGCGGCGCGCGATTACCGTTTGCAGATGCAAGGCTACGCGCTCGCGTTGCGAGAGCTGCTGCCGGAAGACGCGCCCATCAACTCGCTCCGGGCGACGCTGCATTTCATCCATCCGAATGTTGAAGCGATCGTGCCCAACGAACTCCTCGAATACGAAACGTGCGCGCGCGCCATCGACGATGCGATGTCAGAGATCGCTTCGCTTGACGGCACGTTGGAGATGGAGCATTTCCCGCCGATTGCCAATTCGCACTGCCGGATATGTAATTTTTTGAGCTTTTGTTCGGCCGGGCGCGAATGGCTGCGTATGCGATAG
- a CDS encoding pitrilysin family protein, whose product MKLHRRFLSFAVLSALVCAALPIAALAQGGKSAPATKSSRIPVREFKLKNGLRVIMSEDHSAPTYAIAITYNVGSRDERQGRTGFAHLFEHMMFQGSENVGKGEHFILVDMNGGQMNGTTNQDRTNYFQALPANQLDLGLWLEADRMKSLVINQANLDNQRNAVQEERRLGVDNVPYGKTFETIIGTAYDNFAYKHSTIGSMEDLNAADVKDVADFFRIYYAPNNAVLTLVGDFKTDEALAKVKKYFEAIPSQPQPPAPDMTEPEQKAERRVALDDGFARTPRIDVAYKIPQGNTADYYALSLLGQILSSGQSSRLYQKLVKERELVAQVGAGAQERRGPSLFTVTAILPPGKQLADVEKAIYEEIERVKNEPVADWEIEKVRMGIRRQRAQQLQGTLSRAVSLGITAVYYGDPNLINEIEAKYNSVTKEDIQRVARTYFKETNRTVITTTPKPRATAPAAGSN is encoded by the coding sequence ATGAAGCTGCATAGGAGATTTCTCAGTTTCGCCGTTTTGTCGGCGCTTGTTTGCGCGGCGTTGCCAATCGCCGCTCTCGCCCAGGGCGGAAAATCAGCGCCCGCCACCAAGTCGAGCCGAATTCCGGTCCGCGAATTCAAACTCAAGAATGGCCTGCGAGTAATCATGTCCGAAGATCACTCGGCGCCGACTTACGCGATCGCGATCACGTATAACGTGGGGTCGCGCGATGAGCGCCAGGGTCGCACCGGCTTTGCCCACCTCTTCGAGCACATGATGTTTCAGGGTTCAGAGAATGTCGGCAAAGGCGAGCACTTCATTCTGGTTGACATGAATGGCGGCCAAATGAACGGCACGACCAACCAGGACCGCACGAATTATTTCCAGGCGCTACCGGCGAACCAGCTCGACCTCGGCCTGTGGCTCGAAGCCGATCGCATGAAGAGTCTGGTAATTAACCAGGCCAACCTGGACAACCAGCGCAATGCGGTCCAGGAAGAGCGACGCCTCGGCGTCGACAATGTGCCCTACGGCAAGACTTTCGAAACGATTATCGGCACGGCGTACGACAACTTCGCTTACAAGCATTCGACGATCGGATCGATGGAAGATTTGAATGCCGCGGACGTGAAGGACGTGGCTGATTTCTTTCGCATCTATTACGCGCCCAACAACGCGGTGCTGACTTTGGTTGGCGACTTCAAAACCGACGAAGCGCTCGCCAAGGTGAAGAAGTATTTCGAAGCGATCCCATCGCAGCCGCAACCGCCGGCCCCGGACATGACTGAACCGGAGCAAAAGGCCGAGCGCCGGGTGGCGCTTGACGACGGTTTCGCGCGTACGCCGCGCATTGATGTGGCGTACAAGATTCCGCAAGGCAACACCGCGGACTACTACGCGCTGAGCTTGCTCGGACAGATTTTATCCAGCGGTCAGTCTTCACGGCTGTACCAGAAGCTGGTCAAGGAGCGCGAACTGGTGGCGCAAGTCGGCGCCGGCGCGCAAGAACGTCGCGGACCCTCGCTCTTCACCGTGACCGCGATCCTGCCTCCCGGCAAGCAACTCGCGGACGTCGAGAAAGCGATTTACGAAGAAATCGAGCGCGTAAAGAACGAACCGGTCGCAGATTGGGAAATCGAGAAGGTCCGCATGGGTATTCGCCGGCAACGGGCGCAGCAGTTACAAGGCACTTTGAGCCGCGCCGTAAGCCTGGGAATTACCGCGGTGTATTACGGCGATCCCAATCTCATCAACGAGATCGAAGCCAAATACAATAGCGTCACCAAGGAAGACATTCAGCGCGTGGCGCGCACTTACTTTAAAGAAACGAACCGCACGGTGATCACCACGACGCCGAAACCGCGCGCGACCGCGCCGGCCGCCGGTTCTAACTAA